One stretch of Cohnella algarum DNA includes these proteins:
- a CDS encoding ABC transporter permease subunit: MSSAQAQLRQAAGGAVRTRRKPRRGKLVSRTVIYLIFLFHLVLTGYPFVWMVLSSFKSNKEYFANPWGLPSEWNFENFANAWNEGISGYLFNSLYITVFSVIGLLIVSTMIGFYLAVRSFKGSKLLLGSFLLGMMIPVHSTLIPLFAIANETGTYDTFWALFFPYIGFNLPIAVFLAYGFFAEVPKELEEAALVDGCNLYQSFFKIYFPLAKPILATVTILSFFNIMNDFIFPLIMVSQDSLKTLPLGLMMFKGNFSADYSLISAALVMTTTPVIVMYMFLQKYVQKGVVAGSVKG; this comes from the coding sequence GTGAGCAGTGCGCAAGCTCAACTCCGGCAAGCGGCGGGAGGCGCGGTACGGACGCGGCGGAAGCCGCGCCGCGGCAAGCTCGTCAGCCGCACGGTCATTTATCTCATTTTTTTGTTCCACCTGGTGTTGACGGGATATCCGTTCGTGTGGATGGTTCTGTCCTCCTTCAAGAGCAACAAGGAATACTTTGCGAATCCTTGGGGGCTTCCGTCGGAATGGAACTTCGAGAATTTCGCGAACGCCTGGAATGAAGGGATCAGCGGCTATTTGTTCAACAGCCTGTATATTACGGTATTCTCGGTGATCGGACTGCTGATCGTATCGACAATGATCGGCTTTTATCTGGCAGTGCGTTCGTTCAAAGGCTCCAAGCTGCTGCTCGGATCGTTTCTGCTCGGCATGATGATTCCGGTGCACAGCACGCTGATCCCGCTGTTCGCGATCGCCAACGAGACGGGAACGTACGACACGTTCTGGGCGTTGTTTTTCCCGTACATCGGATTCAATTTGCCGATCGCGGTGTTTCTCGCCTACGGCTTCTTCGCCGAGGTGCCGAAGGAGCTGGAGGAAGCGGCGCTTGTCGATGGCTGCAACCTTTATCAGTCGTTTTTCAAAATTTATTTTCCTCTGGCCAAGCCGATTCTGGCCACGGTGACGATTCTTTCGTTCTTCAATATTATGAACGATTTCATTTTCCCGCTGATTATGGTTTCGCAGGATTCCCTGAAAACGCTGCCGCTCGGACTGATGATGTTCAAAGGCAATTTCAGCGCGGATTATTCGCTGATCAGCGCCGCGCTCGTCATGACGACGACGCCGGTCATCGTGATGTATATGTTCCTTCAAAAGTATGTGCAAAAAGGGGTAGTGGCCGGTTCCGTCAAAGGCTAG
- a CDS encoding RNA polymerase sigma factor, translated as MDMTKEVKKAQKGHPHAFEHLIRAHKVIMYRVARTLLASDADCADAIQEAILKAFENIRTLREPAYFKTWLLRIVINECNRILRQHRKVIELDEWTAPSAKESGFEKVELEQLLKTLPEEDRILLKLYHIDDLSIKELAEIYQKPENTIKTQLRRAREHARSIWSKQEGYPWKNGSGN; from the coding sequence ATGGACATGACAAAGGAAGTGAAAAAGGCCCAAAAAGGCCATCCTCACGCCTTCGAGCACTTGATTCGCGCGCACAAAGTCATCATGTATCGGGTGGCCAGGACGTTGCTTGCAAGCGATGCGGATTGCGCGGACGCCATTCAGGAAGCGATTCTGAAAGCTTTTGAAAATATTCGAACGTTGCGGGAGCCGGCCTACTTCAAAACGTGGCTGCTGCGGATCGTCATCAACGAGTGCAACCGAATTCTCCGGCAACATCGAAAGGTTATCGAGCTCGACGAATGGACGGCGCCTTCCGCAAAGGAGAGCGGCTTCGAAAAAGTCGAGCTGGAGCAGCTGCTTAAGACGCTCCCGGAGGAAGACCGCATCCTCCTGAAGCTTTATCACATCGACGATCTCTCGATCAAAGAGTTGGCCGAAATCTATCAAAAACCCGAAAACACGATCAAAACGCAGCTGCGCCGCGCTCGCGAGCATGCGCGCAGCATTTGGAGCAAGCAGGAGGGATATCCATGGAAAAATGGGAGCGGGAATTAA
- the tyrS gene encoding tyrosine--tRNA ligase: MNLIDDLQFRGLIHQCTDWEGLKAKLDKGNVRLYAGFDPTAGSLHIGHLLPILTLKRFQLAGHTPFALVGGATGLIGDPTGRSAERPVNNKETVEHWTQSIREQLSTFLDFESATHPARVFNNYDWFASVNVVEFLREIGTRFTVNYMLGKETVESRLQHGISFAEMSYMLLQAYDFQFLLREYDCCLQIGGSDQWGNITAGLGLIDKLGGGKRAYGLTMPLIMKSDGTKFGKTAGGAVWLDPKLTSPYEFYQFWIQTDDADVIRFLNYFTFLSHEEIIELERAAAANPEAREAQRMLAFEVTKLVHGEAEAERCRNLSGVLFREEPAALTAEEWERALADIPSATFGSDPIALLDLLIAAKAVPSKRQAREEIRAGAVTINGKRVTDPNFIIGPDERMHGRFALIRRGKRNVWLAAFD, translated from the coding sequence ATGAACCTCATCGACGATTTGCAGTTCAGAGGATTGATACATCAATGCACCGATTGGGAAGGGTTAAAAGCGAAGCTGGACAAGGGGAACGTCCGCTTGTACGCGGGATTTGACCCGACCGCGGGCAGCTTGCACATCGGACATTTGCTGCCGATCCTGACGTTGAAACGGTTTCAGCTCGCCGGCCATACGCCGTTTGCGCTTGTCGGCGGCGCAACGGGGCTGATCGGAGACCCGACGGGACGATCGGCGGAACGGCCGGTCAACAACAAGGAAACGGTCGAGCATTGGACGCAAAGCATCCGGGAACAATTGTCAACGTTTCTGGATTTCGAATCCGCAACCCATCCGGCCCGGGTATTCAATAATTACGATTGGTTCGCCTCCGTCAACGTCGTCGAGTTTTTAAGGGAGATCGGCACGCGTTTCACCGTCAACTACATGCTTGGCAAAGAAACGGTCGAGTCGCGGCTGCAGCACGGCATTTCCTTTGCCGAAATGAGTTACATGCTGCTACAGGCGTACGATTTTCAATTTCTTCTTCGGGAATACGATTGCTGCTTGCAGATCGGCGGCAGCGATCAGTGGGGAAATATTACGGCAGGCTTGGGGCTGATCGACAAGCTGGGCGGCGGCAAGCGCGCGTACGGGTTAACGATGCCGTTGATCATGAAGAGCGACGGGACGAAGTTCGGGAAGACCGCCGGCGGAGCCGTCTGGCTCGATCCCAAGCTGACGTCTCCATACGAGTTCTACCAATTTTGGATCCAAACCGACGATGCGGACGTCATCCGTTTCCTGAACTATTTCACTTTCCTGAGCCATGAGGAAATTATCGAACTGGAACGAGCGGCTGCCGCAAATCCGGAAGCGCGCGAGGCGCAGCGAATGCTTGCCTTCGAAGTGACGAAGCTCGTGCACGGAGAAGCGGAAGCGGAGAGGTGCAGGAATCTATCAGGCGTTCTGTTTCGGGAGGAGCCCGCGGCGCTGACCGCGGAAGAATGGGAAAGGGCGCTTGCGGACATCCCGTCGGCAACGTTCGGCTCCGATCCGATCGCGTTGCTGGATTTGCTGATCGCCGCCAAGGCCGTTCCTTCGAAAAGGCAAGCCAGGGAAGAAATCCGGGCCGGCGCCGTGACGATCAACGGGAAAAGGGTGACGGATCCGAATTTCATCATCGGGCCGGACGAGCGCATGCACGGACGCTTCGCGCTGATTCGGCGGGGAAAACGGAATGTATGGCTGGCGGCTTTCGATTAA
- a CDS encoding heavy metal translocating P-type ATPase translates to MPQHEEEDKQVYRVQGFTCANCAGIFEKNVKSLPGVADAQVNFGASKITVFGNATVEELEKAGAFEHLKVVPEKQRFAEKKEPFWKTNGNVLFSVLLTAAGYLLAFAYGEESRLSALVFGVAILVGGYGLFRKGIKNLFRLQFDMNTLMTVAIVGAAGIGEWGEGAVVVALFAVSEALERFSMQKARQSIRALMDISPKEALIRRGSAELAVSVEDIRVGDVMIVKPGQKLAMDGVVVKGTSTVDQAAITGESVPVAKDVDDEVFAGTLNGEGLLEVKVTKRVEDTTISKIIHLVEEAQAERAPSQAFVDRFARYYTPAIMALAIGIAVFPPLFAGEWGEWIYRGLSLLVVGCPCALVISTPVSIVTAIGNAARNGVLIKGGIHLEEAGRISAVAFDKTGTLTKGIPEVTDMESFGGRDEREMLAIATGMEKGSQHPLASAIARKAAQAGIERPLSVDGFRSITGKGIQALVNGQMHYTGSPKLFDELGSEFPGSARERIQTLQSEGKTVMALGTKQAVMALFAVADAVRDSSKAVIEELRSMGIRKTIMLTGDNEATAKSIGNQLGVAEVQAELLPQEKLEMIKKLRLSYPSVAMVGDGVNDAPALAASSVGIAMGGAGTDAALETADIALLADDLRKLPFAIRLSKKTLAVIKQNVAFSLGIKLLALALIVPGWLTLWLAILADMGATLIVTLNSLRLLRTK, encoded by the coding sequence ATGCCACAACATGAGGAAGAAGACAAACAGGTTTACCGCGTACAAGGATTCACCTGTGCGAATTGTGCCGGCATTTTTGAAAAAAACGTAAAAAGCTTGCCGGGCGTTGCAGATGCCCAGGTGAATTTCGGCGCGTCCAAAATCACGGTATTCGGAAACGCGACCGTAGAGGAGCTGGAAAAAGCCGGCGCGTTTGAACATCTGAAAGTCGTCCCGGAAAAACAACGGTTCGCGGAGAAAAAAGAACCTTTTTGGAAAACGAACGGGAACGTGCTGTTTTCGGTCCTCTTGACGGCCGCGGGATATCTCCTTGCCTTCGCTTACGGGGAAGAAAGCCGGCTGTCCGCGCTCGTTTTCGGAGTTGCGATTCTCGTCGGCGGTTACGGGCTTTTTCGGAAAGGGATCAAAAATCTGTTTCGTCTCCAGTTCGACATGAACACGCTGATGACGGTGGCGATCGTCGGCGCGGCCGGCATCGGAGAGTGGGGGGAAGGCGCCGTCGTCGTGGCGCTTTTTGCGGTAAGCGAAGCGCTCGAGCGCTTTTCGATGCAAAAGGCGCGTCAATCCATTCGTGCGTTAATGGATATTTCGCCCAAGGAAGCGCTGATCCGGCGCGGCTCCGCCGAGTTGGCGGTGAGCGTCGAGGATATCCGGGTCGGGGACGTCATGATCGTCAAGCCGGGTCAAAAGCTCGCCATGGACGGCGTCGTCGTCAAAGGGACGTCGACGGTCGATCAGGCCGCGATTACGGGAGAATCCGTGCCCGTTGCCAAGGACGTTGACGACGAAGTCTTCGCCGGCACGCTGAACGGGGAGGGATTGCTCGAGGTCAAGGTTACGAAGCGCGTCGAGGATACGACGATCTCCAAAATCATTCACCTCGTGGAAGAGGCGCAAGCCGAACGGGCGCCGTCGCAAGCGTTCGTAGACCGGTTCGCCCGCTATTACACGCCGGCGATCATGGCTCTGGCCATCGGAATCGCCGTTTTTCCGCCGTTGTTCGCCGGAGAATGGGGAGAGTGGATTTATCGCGGACTGTCGCTGCTTGTGGTGGGGTGTCCGTGCGCCCTGGTCATTTCCACCCCCGTTTCCATCGTCACCGCAATCGGCAATGCGGCCCGAAACGGAGTGTTGATCAAAGGCGGCATCCATCTCGAGGAAGCAGGGCGCATTTCGGCGGTGGCGTTCGATAAAACGGGCACGTTGACCAAGGGAATCCCGGAAGTAACGGACATGGAATCGTTCGGCGGGAGAGACGAAAGGGAGATGCTCGCGATTGCCACCGGCATGGAAAAAGGCTCCCAGCATCCGTTGGCGTCGGCGATCGCGAGGAAAGCCGCTCAAGCGGGCATCGAACGCCCGCTATCCGTTGACGGCTTCCGCTCGATAACGGGCAAAGGCATCCAGGCGCTGGTAAACGGACAGATGCATTATACGGGCAGTCCCAAGCTTTTCGATGAGCTCGGCTCGGAGTTTCCCGGCTCGGCGCGCGAGCGAATCCAAACGCTGCAAAGCGAGGGAAAAACCGTGATGGCGCTGGGCACGAAGCAAGCCGTGATGGCCTTGTTCGCGGTGGCCGACGCGGTGCGGGATTCGAGCAAAGCCGTCATCGAAGAGCTTCGTTCGATGGGGATTCGAAAGACGATCATGTTGACGGGCGACAATGAAGCGACGGCGAAATCGATCGGCAATCAATTGGGCGTGGCGGAGGTTCAAGCGGAATTGCTTCCCCAGGAAAAGCTTGAAATGATCAAGAAGCTGCGGCTGAGCTACCCGAGCGTGGCCATGGTCGGCGACGGCGTAAACGATGCGCCCGCGCTTGCCGCTTCCTCGGTCGGCATCGCGATGGGCGGAGCGGGGACGGACGCAGCGCTCGAGACCGCCGACATCGCGTTGCTGGCAGACGATTTGCGAAAGCTTCCCTTCGCGATCCGTTTAAGCAAAAAAACGCTCGCGGTAATTAAACAAAACGTGGCGTTTTCGCTGGGAATCAAGCTGCTGGCGTTAGCGCTGATCGTGCCGGGCTGGCTGACGCTATGGTTGGCGATTCTCGCCGACATGGGAGCGACGCTGATCGTGACGCTCAACAGCCTGCGGCTGTTGAGGACCAAATAA
- a CDS encoding TetR/AcrR family transcriptional regulator, whose amino-acid sequence MTIHSIKAAALQQFALKGYEAASLDKIAQEVGIKKQSLYSHFKSKNDLFLTVFAEAVARETAFADDYFERTSAGDSDGDRLYRFIEQFKSRYREDLNLRLILCSGFMVPDQPAEQVEDAVARYFEHLARKVRERILGDPSIAPGVPVDTAVFAYMNMLEGMLVELIYAGTTTFDARLQASWDVFWRGIR is encoded by the coding sequence TTGACGATCCATTCGATTAAAGCGGCCGCGCTTCAGCAGTTTGCGTTAAAAGGATACGAAGCCGCTTCGCTGGATAAAATCGCGCAGGAAGTCGGCATCAAGAAGCAATCGCTATATTCCCACTTCAAAAGCAAAAACGACCTGTTTTTGACCGTATTCGCGGAAGCCGTCGCACGGGAAACGGCGTTCGCCGACGATTATTTCGAGCGGACAAGCGCCGGAGATTCCGACGGGGATCGGCTCTATCGCTTCATCGAACAGTTTAAGAGCCGTTATCGGGAGGATTTGAACCTGAGGCTGATTCTCTGCTCGGGCTTCATGGTTCCGGATCAGCCGGCGGAACAGGTCGAGGATGCGGTGGCCCGTTACTTCGAGCATCTGGCCCGAAAGGTTCGCGAGCGCATCCTTGGCGACCCGTCCATCGCGCCCGGAGTCCCGGTCGACACCGCCGTGTTCGCTTATATGAACATGCTCGAGGGGATGCTGGTGGAACTGATTTACGCGGGGACGACGACGTTCGATGCGCGTCTGCAGGCATCTTGGGACGTTTTTTGGCGGGGAATCCGCTAG
- a CDS encoding metalloregulator ArsR/SmtB family transcription factor — MKDSCEIYCYDEPKVRKVQHALQRQDIPGMVRIFKVLADETRMKIAFALCMEDELCVCDVAHIIGSTLATASHHLRMLRQLGLAKFRKEGKLVFYSLEDDHIRDILLLSSTHSKELTAHATT; from the coding sequence GTGAAAGACAGCTGCGAAATTTATTGTTATGACGAGCCGAAAGTGCGAAAGGTACAACATGCTCTCCAGCGGCAGGATATCCCGGGCATGGTCAGGATCTTTAAAGTGCTCGCGGACGAGACCCGCATGAAAATCGCGTTCGCCCTGTGCATGGAAGATGAACTATGCGTGTGCGACGTGGCCCATATTATCGGTTCCACGCTGGCAACGGCGTCGCATCATCTGCGCATGCTAAGGCAGCTCGGATTGGCCAAATTCCGCAAGGAAGGGAAGCTGGTTTTCTACTCCCTGGAGGACGATCATATACGTGACATCCTTTTGCTTTCTTCAACCCATAGCAAGGAGTTGACGGCGCATGCCACAACATGA
- a CDS encoding ABC transporter substrate-binding protein, whose product MKKAALVLLALTMWIVAGCGSSAGNQNAAESAPDNVTQLTMWSMETRNREIIEKSIAEFNGAHPDIQVKAEFFEDEALKTKVKVAIAGNQLPDILAYWSGETFDTLVSNNLLGDLTPYLDQDAEFKDNVLPGGLETFTYDGKTYGIPVLFSGVSLWYNKEIFEQNQLTPPTTYEELLNVVDQLNAKNITPITVAGKERWPLLHWFAYLAQRVGGTEPFEKAKAGETDFATDSFVQAGQMLRELAVDHNAFVNGFLGLDYAAAEALFTNERAAMYLQGEWAMEAFLGDDFAEKVDFVSFPAVEGGTGSVNVYHGGFGAGMAISSGTNQDAAYEAVRFLTSPEQRKAINEGANISPMKNPGLDEANMHPLAFRYDDSISKNLEGFFGYYDQTLDAKRAEQFLNAVGAIAGSKDADIQAILSDIK is encoded by the coding sequence ATGAAAAAAGCAGCACTCGTTTTACTCGCACTTACGATGTGGATCGTTGCGGGCTGCGGCAGCAGCGCCGGCAATCAAAATGCGGCGGAAAGCGCGCCGGACAACGTGACGCAATTGACCATGTGGAGCATGGAAACCCGCAACCGGGAAATCATCGAGAAGTCGATTGCCGAATTCAACGGCGCTCACCCGGACATTCAGGTGAAGGCGGAGTTTTTCGAGGATGAAGCGTTGAAAACGAAGGTCAAGGTCGCGATTGCCGGCAACCAGCTTCCGGACATTCTGGCTTACTGGAGCGGCGAGACGTTCGATACGCTCGTGAGCAACAATTTGCTGGGCGATTTGACCCCGTATTTGGACCAGGATGCCGAATTCAAGGACAACGTGCTTCCGGGCGGACTCGAGACGTTTACGTACGACGGCAAAACCTACGGCATTCCCGTACTGTTCAGCGGCGTATCCCTGTGGTACAATAAAGAAATTTTCGAGCAAAATCAATTGACCCCGCCGACAACGTACGAGGAATTGCTGAACGTGGTGGATCAATTGAACGCCAAAAACATTACCCCGATCACGGTAGCCGGCAAGGAACGTTGGCCGCTGCTGCACTGGTTCGCTTATCTGGCGCAGCGCGTCGGCGGAACCGAGCCGTTCGAGAAGGCGAAAGCGGGCGAAACCGATTTCGCTACCGATTCTTTCGTGCAGGCGGGCCAAATGCTGAGGGAGCTGGCCGTGGATCACAACGCTTTTGTAAACGGATTCCTGGGCCTCGATTATGCGGCGGCGGAAGCCTTGTTCACCAATGAGCGCGCGGCGATGTACCTGCAGGGCGAATGGGCGATGGAAGCATTCCTGGGCGACGATTTTGCGGAAAAAGTCGACTTCGTGTCTTTCCCGGCGGTCGAAGGCGGAACGGGCAGCGTCAACGTCTATCACGGCGGCTTCGGCGCGGGCATGGCGATCTCCTCCGGCACTAATCAGGACGCGGCCTACGAGGCGGTCCGTTTCCTGACCAGCCCCGAGCAGCGGAAGGCCATCAACGAAGGCGCGAACATCAGCCCAATGAAAAATCCGGGCCTGGACGAAGCCAACATGCATCCGCTGGCTTTCCGTTACGACGACTCGATCAGCAAAAACCTGGAAGGCTTCTTCGGCTACTACGATCAGACACTGGACGCCAAACGGGCCGAGCAGTTCCTGAACGCGGTCGGCGCCATCGCCGGAAGCAAGGATGCCGACATTCAGGCGATCCTCTCGGACATCAAGTAA
- a CDS encoding DUF4179 domain-containing protein, producing the protein MEKWERELNHLVNASLPEQVDRRIHLTLDQLKRTRKKSFGLRFGTTAAAAVLVLSFGLTALSPAFAEAMKSIPVIGSVFELVGDVGTKRGSQLNLTTNVGRQIQIDDYAMTITESLYDGSSISLGLIAPADAKDPMGFVKDVTFSVDGKRLPSFSGGASTKILDDGTYAGTLSLHVDDPLPDAFTLGILSRDEAAIYAEIPVERKGENQLFAIAQTGTWNDVEVEYEDMALYPTSTKLSFRLRGTDSPFWEFKVQDDQGRVLQPIGGHGGGTSDDKHYVYDFEPLETVPESLTITPYLVGSDSTTRIDGEWNGTPITLSQGKAGSVTVVDQKFEDDNLTLTYEVEGERLFEQANEIWLEDEKGKPFDKGTPIRIQGRDHRYQLTFSNVRKTDSVFLSTPRFNAPVYLEELAVVVDLEG; encoded by the coding sequence ATGGAAAAATGGGAGCGGGAATTAAATCACCTGGTGAACGCATCGTTGCCCGAGCAAGTCGACCGGCGTATTCATCTGACGCTTGATCAGCTCAAAAGAACTCGCAAAAAATCGTTCGGGCTTCGATTCGGCACGACGGCGGCAGCGGCAGTCCTGGTTCTCTCCTTCGGACTGACGGCTCTGTCTCCGGCATTTGCCGAGGCGATGAAATCGATTCCCGTCATCGGCTCCGTATTCGAGCTGGTCGGCGACGTCGGCACGAAACGAGGAAGCCAATTGAATTTGACGACGAACGTGGGCCGGCAGATTCAAATCGATGATTATGCCATGACGATTACCGAGAGCCTTTACGACGGCTCGAGCATCAGCCTGGGCTTGATTGCGCCGGCCGATGCGAAGGATCCGATGGGATTCGTAAAAGATGTGACGTTCTCGGTCGACGGGAAAAGGCTGCCAAGCTTCTCCGGGGGAGCCAGCACGAAAATATTGGACGACGGAACGTATGCGGGAACGTTAAGCCTTCATGTGGACGATCCGCTGCCCGACGCCTTTACGCTTGGCATCTTGTCTCGCGACGAAGCCGCGATCTATGCCGAGATTCCCGTCGAGCGCAAGGGCGAAAATCAATTGTTCGCAATCGCCCAGACCGGAACCTGGAACGATGTCGAAGTCGAATATGAGGACATGGCTTTGTACCCGACTTCAACGAAACTTTCCTTTCGGCTTCGCGGAACGGATTCACCGTTTTGGGAATTCAAGGTGCAGGATGACCAGGGGCGCGTTCTACAGCCTATCGGCGGTCACGGCGGCGGAACCTCGGATGACAAACATTACGTGTATGACTTCGAACCGCTCGAAACCGTGCCTGAGAGCTTGACGATCACACCCTATCTCGTCGGTTCCGATTCCACGACCCGAATAGACGGAGAATGGAATGGGACGCCGATCACGTTATCCCAAGGGAAGGCTGGTTCCGTAACCGTCGTAGATCAGAAATTCGAAGACGACAACTTAACGCTTACTTACGAAGTCGAGGGAGAACGCCTATTCGAGCAGGCGAATGAAATCTGGCTTGAGGACGAAAAGGGAAAGCCGTTCGATAAGGGGACGCCTATTCGCATCCAGGGCCGCGATCACAGATATCAACTGACATTTTCTAACGTAAGGAAAACCGATTCCGTTTTCCTTTCCACGCCTCGGTTTAACGCTCCCGTTTACCTGGAGGAGCTGGCGGTTGTCGTAGATTTGGAGGGTTAA
- a CDS encoding carbohydrate ABC transporter permease, whose product MREKGWSRFAGGLFFTGPALAVFLGIIVIPILMSVYYSFFHWDGVSPMAFAGGDNYLRLAQDPVVWQALKNSLYLTLGALLIQLPVGLLLAVLLSVGLKGSNFLKTVYFTPVMLSTAVLGILWGQIYDPNFGLLNSLLVNLGLESWAHSWLGDEKTALLSVIAVVAWQFIGFYIVVYFAALQNISDEVLEAARVEGASEWRIFFRIRIPLIWPAITFTVLNCVINSLKYFDLIYIMTNGGPNHASEVLASYMMNNAFRLMDYGYGSTISTFLLAFGLFLALIITKALGKGNAKFQ is encoded by the coding sequence ATGCGAGAGAAAGGATGGAGCAGATTTGCAGGCGGGCTTTTCTTTACGGGTCCGGCGTTGGCGGTGTTCCTGGGCATTATCGTCATTCCGATCCTGATGAGCGTGTACTACAGCTTTTTTCATTGGGACGGCGTCTCGCCGATGGCGTTTGCCGGAGGGGACAATTATTTAAGGCTGGCGCAAGATCCCGTCGTCTGGCAGGCGCTCAAAAATTCGCTGTATCTGACGTTGGGAGCGCTGCTGATCCAACTGCCGGTCGGCTTGCTGCTTGCCGTGCTGCTCAGCGTAGGACTTAAAGGTTCAAACTTCTTGAAAACGGTTTATTTCACGCCGGTCATGCTGTCCACCGCGGTGCTCGGCATTTTGTGGGGGCAAATTTACGATCCGAATTTCGGTCTGCTGAACAGCCTGCTCGTGAATCTCGGATTGGAAAGCTGGGCGCACTCCTGGCTCGGAGACGAAAAAACGGCGCTCCTTTCCGTCATCGCCGTCGTCGCCTGGCAGTTTATCGGTTTTTACATCGTCGTTTATTTCGCGGCCTTGCAAAACATTTCCGACGAAGTGCTGGAAGCGGCGAGAGTGGAGGGAGCGAGCGAGTGGAGAATCTTTTTCCGGATTCGGATTCCGCTCATCTGGCCCGCCATTACCTTCACCGTTCTGAACTGCGTCATCAACTCGTTGAAATACTTCGACCTGATTTACATCATGACGAACGGCGGACCGAACCATGCCAGCGAAGTGCTGGCCAGCTACATGATGAATAACGCGTTCCGGCTCATGGATTACGGCTACGGCAGTACGATTTCGACCTTCTTGCTGGCATTCGGCCTCTTCCTTGCCCTGATCATTACGAAGGCGCTCGGCAAAGGGAACGCCAAATTCCAATAG